The Neoarius graeffei isolate fNeoGra1 chromosome 1, fNeoGra1.pri, whole genome shotgun sequence region gaaacttcacactgggcttcaaacaccttggattctgtgcctctccactcttcctccagactctagaaccgtgatttccaaattaaatgcaaattgtactttcatctgaaaagaggactttggaccactgagcaacagtccatttctttctctccttagcccagataagacacttctgacattgtctctggctcaggagtagcttgatattaggaatgcgaaagttgtatcccctttcttgaagatgtctgttcgtgatgggtcttgatacactgacactagcctcagtccactccttgtgaagctctcccaagttcttgaatcaacttttcttgacaatcctctcaagactgcagccatccctgttgcttgtgcaccttttccagccacccttttcagcaatgaccttttgtggcttaccctccttgtggagggcatcagtgatcatcttctggacaacagtcaagtcagcagtcttccccatgattgtggttgtgtgtactgaactagaccgagagatacactgtgttcatactgttttactcaaactcgaaattaaatattctaatattttgagatgggtttttttcatgcttttgtactgtatgccatactgattaaaattaaaatagaaaaatgcttgaaacattttagtttatgtgtaatgagtctataatatataacattttcactttcttaaataactgatggaaaatattgaactttttcacaatattctaattttttgagatgcactagtgtacatattgcactgagtacaagcagggactccggcaactaactatgacagcagaactaaaaggggagagccagaaggtaacacaggcatgagggagccccgggacataaagcagcagccgctacactgtcaacaaactcgagtgagcaagcgagtgggggactgacagcatccatacatcccagtttaccaaaacactctgtctgaggaccctccagatctacacctttacctcataaacaccattaacaaaaggcttgactaaacagatatgttttcagccgagacttaaacgctgagactgtgtctgattcctgaacactacttggaaggctgttctataactgtggggctttgtaagaaaaggctctgccccctgatgtagccttcactatacgaggtaccagcagatagcctgcaccttttgatctaagtcctctttcctgaagacgtTGCTGTTGCAGGAAAATGTACTATGACAAAGTGCTGAGACTGGAGGCTCTTTCTGTAaacattaaataaatgtctcctaacAGAAAACCTCGCCATGAAAATCAAcgatcaggattttttttttatctgttcatTAGTAGGTTTTAGATTATATAGAGCATCCTGtaaacactctcagaaaataaagtacattattgtacctttagggctacattggcttgtcactggagcagaaccctctaaggtacttatttgtaccctttatatagtgCTTTCGGACATATATTGtatctttttggccctaaaaagtgtacacatagttaccttgaggtccaataacaaGCCCTAAGGGGGTACATTTCGTGTAGATTGTAccatggggtacagaaatggactcctgctgTACCCTTATTTCCAACAGTGTAATTATCAGTATACACAGTCCTCATTTCCTTTTTGACACTGGTttccctttaaaggagaactgaagtcatttttaaacttgctttatttcttaattagcatgtttattcagttacattttcggttttagtaaccttatatcgtgactcatattggcaactaattgcaattaaatattacacttatcggcctgttcggtttttagccgtgttgaatgtagttcgtttggtccatggcaggcatcacttatccgcgtgatcttcacaagacttgtgcgagacttcgaaacgtgaagtgtcagccaggtgtcagtgccgccattttgaaaactgttttccaaacgaaatattgcacaaaaacaagtttaaatgacgattactgcctacttttttcaaactttcctgattgctatcaaaacaaacaaaacttccagcttgattacatcagcattcgaaagagggcgtgcgtgtcttttgacaatccgtgtccgaaatcgctccctactcactatatagtgaggacgccattttgtagtgctgtccgaaaccttagtggggATTTAcagcctatatagtgcactcaaagtatcccacagtgcatcatgaaaagtagtgtacaacgatggtcactaaccaaagcaatatatcccatcatgcattgtggttgcgctgaaagaaatcaaattaaaaagtctcaaatttgatttcataaaaggcagcggcaaagaagaaagcattcagccttgattttaaaaagaactgaaagatgcaggtactttgtattgattaatttgGGAAattatacgctcagtataatatggatttatcacaaaaatacacgcatgtgttttattattttgaaaacccaccagccgactgatctggcacgttttaattgtgcgacagtaatgacgtaaataccagcgcgacggactagtgtccgaaagcattttttcattttaccaatgagctcactatatagtcctctatatagtaattccctatgtagggagtagtgaacgagtgagcgattttggacacagggaacgttggcagatgtcggtcactttgatttccactgaatgttttacttccgtcctacgatgtctcgcacaggtctcaacgaatctcgtttacggccatcgctttgacatatggactgatatattacagagcatatttcaaacactcataagttgctatagcagcgacaaaatagctgtcagaaatgcatttctatgtttaataaaatgagataaatagaattttgataataaaaaaatttgtcttcagttctcctttaaggtatCGTGGAGATTTATAGTCTTGCTATCTGGCATTGCCCAAAAAAAAGGATGGGGTTCCCATTTCAGTCTGTTCCACCTGAAAGtttgttcatttatttttaaagttATGCTATTTCATGGAGTGTttagatttttggggggtttggatCAGTGTTACATCATAGAAAGGGGGACATTAGTCCCTGTGGTGTATTCGGCCCCACTACATTGAAAATGCACGGAATTTATCACTGACGTGTTACAGGTTACTCAGGAGCCAATCCGAATGTGTGATAACTGTTCCCAGTGAAATGAAATAGAAATTGAAAGTTGGACTCTTCTGCTGCCCCACACCTGTAGGGAATAGGCtctactgtttaaaaaaaaaaaagttgacttgGAAAACTGTTATGTTACATTagaagcatttagcagacgctcttatccagagtgacgtacaacatacccagagcagcctggggagcagttaggggttaggtgctttactcaagggcacttcagccattcctgctggtccagggaatcaaaccagcaacctttaggtcccaaagctgcttctctaaccattaggccatggcttcccctgttgTACTTTTATCATTGGATTTGATGCCAGTTAATTTGTAATTATGTGTTTGTTCTATTTCACTGTTAATAAACTTGCATTCTGTATaccatttttattaaaaaaatttaaaacaaaaaaacagtgggGCCTAAAGCCTGCCTTTCCCCTATAGTTCACTCATTATGGGATCTGTCTGGATTTCTATAGAGCTGCTTTGTTACAATGTCTGTTTTTAACCATACTATATAACTAAGatgaataaattaaattaaacatcCTCATAATAATAAATGATTTTTGAGTGATGCAAAATATCACACACGATGGCAGTGGGCTTTAACACCCTTGGTGTGTATGATGTGTTCACATTTAGTATTTGCATGGAAGGAGAGTAAAAGCGAGCCTGATTACACAGATCTTAGCTCATGCTTGTGTTTTGTGGGCCTCATCGACAGaacttaagtgctgcacacagggTTTGTCATGTATATTCATGTTATTTTCCTTTCTCCCTACCAGTCTGAATTTTCTGAGGGGTCCATGTCTTCCTCACCCATGGACTCCGAGGAGACCAGCATAAGTACATGCAATGCAGAGAACCAGGTACCAGCAGCGGAGCAAAAAGAGACTGTGAAAAACACACCTGCTGCCAAAGACAGCCAAAGCATTTCTCCTGCCTCCATTTTGCCTCAGAGGAAAGCCTCATCCTCTCCAGAGTCTATAAAAGGAAGCCAAAGCGAGGACGCAGCCTCCTCAGGCACGTCCAGCCTCAACCAGACGCACTTGGTGTGTCTTCCTCTGGTGTCTGAGGGACTGAAGTTGGTGTGGGTGCGCTCCGAGCAGATTAAGGAGCTGGATGCAGTTTCAGAGCTGGTAGAAGCATTTAATGCCTTCCCCTACCCCACTGAGCAGGAGGCGAGTGCTCTGGCGCGCCGATGCTCCCTGTCACCCGAGCGCGTCAAAGTGTGGTTTATGATGCAGCGCGTGCGCTATGGAATCAGCTGGGCGGACGACGACATCCGGCAGACACGGCTTAAGCTGCGGCGTCTGCAAAGACTGTCTCtcggggaggagggggaggaagaagaagaggattaTTTAGCACATGAAGAGAGGACACCTGAAACGCTACAGCAGAGTGTTAAACAGGCGCCCGTGACGGACGTCTATACGGGTTATATACACTACACACCGCAACCGGTTTTCTCCCAGGGTGCAACCAATGACTACAACAGCAGGCAAAACAGCATTATTCCTCAGTACAGTAACGGCTTCGAGACGTTTGTTCAGCAGCAAACTGAAAACCAGTATGTGAGCGAGTTTCAGAATGCATCCGTGGACAAAGACCATGCTCAGTTGCCTAGAGATCTGAATCACTTACCTCCTCACGAGCCCAAGGCTGAGAGTTCTACCACTTACCATAACTTATCAAAATCAGCCGTGATTTGTGGCCCCCCGATAACCCAGCAGCGAAAGAAGACCAAAGCCCAGCTGATGGCGCTGCGCCGTAGTTTTGTCCAAAAGAACTGGCCGTCCGAGGCTGAGGTGCAGCGGCTGCAGCGTGCCACTGGGCTCGGAAGGCACGAGATCCGGAAGTGGTTTGCCGACAGTCGCTACCAGCTACGCAGGAGCGGTCGGTCCTGGCTGGCTGAACTGACCAAGCCGAGTCAATCGCCAGAGCCCTCGGGTAGATTTCGACAACAGTTGAACAACGATGAGTTTCAGGAGGATGGCGAGGCCTCGGGGACGACGTTTGACTACGAGCTCGATGTGGACATGGAGGATCAACAAGGCCCTGTAGAAGATGGAGTCGGCAAATCGGACACGAGGAAAGCGAAACAAAGTGAAGAGCCGCCACAAAAAGACAGCCAAGCTAACGTTAAACAGGAACGGAGGGAGATCGCGATTGTCCCTTCTCCATCTCCTGCCTCCTCGTCTCCATCTCCATCACTCCTCCAAGGCTGGAACCCCAGCCTGGGTCCGGAGCCCAACCTCCGCAAGAAGACATGGGAGCAGCTGAACATGCTGAGGCAGAGCTTCCTGCACTGCCAGTGGCCCACCAGCGAAGACTACACAATCCTGCAGCAGAAGACGGGCCTGACGCGGACTGAGATCGTTCAGTGGTACGGAGACACACGCTACCACATTAAACACTCCAACCTGCGCTGGATTCACCCGGATGACCGAGAGCGTGTACGTGCAGGTGTCATGAAGCAGCAGAAGAGAGCAGGGAAGGGCCCCAGGAGCAGGAGATGGACAGAGGGCACAGATCCGAGCTTCAAGTTTAGGGAGCCGCAATCCAGTAACGGGACAGGACGCAGTGAGGCGAAGTCATGGGACAAATTATTCAAGACAGCTTCCTCAGTACTGCCAAGTGGTGAACTTTGACCTTGGGGTATTTTTAGATTAAATGTTAAAGAGTATTTAGAATAGCAGGAAAGTAGAGGCTGGACTCTACATTGCTGCCAAATGCTgtatttcatgattttttttttccttctggttTCTCTCATGTTCTTCATGTTCTCATGTCCAGTGTTTCTCACCACTAATGGATTGTTGCATCAATATAATCCAGTGCCTCGTCAGGACCTTTAATACACAACATATTTATGTATTTACTTTTGTCTATCTGAGCAGTTTCATTTAAGCTGAAGTTATTTATAAcactaaaaacaacaaaaaaaaaaagctaaggaAGGTGTTCAGAGCAATTAGCAGAACATAAGCACTGGGTGAAACTGCTGTTTTCATGTGTAGCATTTCAGTGTTCAACAGGATAGGAGTGTGCTTAGAAATTAGTTTCAGGTCTTTTTCGATGCACATTTTcagatgtttatttaaacaaaaaaaaaacaaaaaaactgacTTTTAGCGTATTAACATGGGTCAGATCTTCCAGACCATGAATCCTTTAAAGTGTTGCTTTTAAAAGAGCAGTCAGTGTGGAAGTTTATTGCTTATTTCACTTCTAATTTATTTAGACCCAGGACCATAATCCAAGAGAAGAAGCTTGAATGATGCATTTGATATTCTATGCATTTGATTATTATTTAGTTGACTAGAAAATTCCTTTACTGCTTTTGAAGATTTTTGTACCTATTTCTAGAAAATGTTTTCCCTTGGTTACAATGACATTTTAACTCAATAAAGTGgacttcaggattttttttttcctcatttagtATATTTTAACTAGACAGATACAGTGCATATTTATAAGAGGGCTGTATGAAGTAGACAACTTGCATTGCGTGATTGCTTTATATTGCCATTATATAATATTCTATTAAAACAAACCAATGAAGCTGTGATGTGTCAGAGTTACAGGCCGAGAAATATTTTTTATATCACTCCAAAACGTCAATAAAAAAAACCCTACGGTTTGTTAGAGAACTCTTTTACATCTTTGATATGAgttacacaataataataataataatacagcagTATGTTGTGCAGCCATCATTTACAGACCCATGCgattatataattattatttaaattatttGTTTTAACGGAGTCACAGTTAACAGATCTGCACACTGATTAAATAAACCTGCTCCTGTTTACAATGCCGTTCTATACTGTCATGGCTGAATGGCCCTGAGAGAAAAAAACAGACAATGAACGCTATAATTATTAATATGAATTAACATATAATACGAATTTGCGTTTCACAAAGCaagagaagttttttttttttttcttgatcacGTAGCAAGTCAGTTCCAGTCTTCTGTCTGAATCTCATGAGCACCGTGAGCTTGCAGGAAGTCTGCTCCCTGTATGATTCGGCGAATCATCGTGGCAGACATGATTAACATGTGACCTGCTGCTTGGAGTACAGTGGAGATCATCCTGAGGGCCTCTCTGTTGTCAGGAAATAGGGAAAGAACACAGTGAGATGATAACATGAGATGTGACGGTGCAGAAACACTATTCAGCAGGCAAATGTACTGTATTCAGTGTCGTTTATATTTGAATATTCTGGTTAGTTGAGTATGAAAGCACTAATGATTTGTCTGCACTGTCTTTACAAATCTcctaaaggggaaaaaaataaataaagaaaaacgcTCAGGAGAAAGTAGTTTCTTTTCCCTCATAGGTGTATTTTTGCAGCTTCTAAAATCATGGATATGAAGCTACTCGGTGTAAAGAACCCTGGAACCTTTCCTCAATAATTAGCCAACATGTTGCAATCTGTTGCCAAACCAAAGTTTGCATCATTTAACTGCCTTCTAACAACAGCTGCCAAAACCGTCAGGAAAAACAgcgcacactcactcactcacacaaaccACAGACAGTTTCAGGGTTGACGAAAGTTCCTGTCCCTCTCACCTGAGCACCTTCTTCGGCCCCAGGCATTGGAAGTCAGCGCTGACCGAGTACAGACCCTGGAATGTAGCCTTCACGCTTAGAGAGCCAAAGATATCCTTGGGGCTCAAACGgtaaaggtcaaaggtcactcgAGCGATGTCACGACCTGTGCGAGGTTTGTTGTCAGCTGGTTTGATGCTGCTGCTGCCTCTGTGACCTAACTGTCAATAAGAAGCTTGTTTAGAGATATCCAGCTGTATGTACGGTACAGTGAGTGTgtcaaattcacacacacacactaaacattcAGTAGACTACAAATATTCTGAAACTGTTTTCCCTTCAGAGAGAAATATACTGATAGGTGGCTGCTGAGAGGATTGATCAGATACTGATATGCAGACACTCATATCAGCAGTAGATATGACACTaagacacacacacttacaggatATGGTCTCCAGGTCTGTCCCGGCTCCAGTGCCATGAACACTGTGTTGTCTGGCAAGGCCAAGAGGAATTCATCTGAATCCACTTCAGTGCCGTCTTCCTCACACACCAGAGACAGCAGGGTAGAAATTAACAGAGTGTGGGCtgcctggcacacacacacacacaatgtgcattagtataaatacacaagtgattacAGAAAATtgcgcatgctgattggttgagaaaatcagactatttctcaata contains the following coding sequences:
- the cideb gene encoding cell death activator CIDE-B, which produces MSRHVWSAPQRPFRVCSWNREIRKGLTASTLAELKEKAAHTLLISTLLSLVCEEDGTEVDSDEFLLALPDNTVFMALEPGQTWRPYPLGHRGSSSIKPADNKPRTGRDIARVTFDLYRLSPKDIFGSLSVKATFQGLYSVSADFQCLGPKKVLREALRMISTVLQAAGHMLIMSATMIRRIIQGADFLQAHGAHEIQTEDWN
- the homezb gene encoding homeobox and leucine zipper encoding b isoform X3 is translated as MSAQGSNRKRMKYTAEQMQLAIEMQVAMQQCEPPQQQQQQREENRKLEARVSTEAETGDSKASDAYECRICGYKASDVCSLSQHLHSVHPVTALPGPSSAKDEESKGADEVETRDQTSEGQKSPPAGNSEFSEGSMSSSPMDSEETSISTCNAENQVPAAEQKETVKNTPAAKDSQSISPASILPQRKASSSPESIKGSQSEDAASSGTSSLNQTHLVCLPLVSEGLKLVWVRSEQIKELDAVSELVEAFNAFPYPTEQEASALARRCSLSPERVKVWFMMQRVRYGISWADDDIRQTRLKLRRLQRLSLGEEGEEEEEDYLAHEERTPETLQQSVKQAPVTDVYTGYIHYTPQPVFSQGATNDYNSRQNSIIPQYSNGFETFVQQQTENQYVSEFQNASVDKDHAQLPRDLNHLPPHEPKAESSTTYHNLSKSAVICGPPITQQRKKTKAQLMALRRSFVQKNWPSEAEVQRLQRATGLGRHEIRKWFADSRYQLRRSGRSWLAELTKPSQSPEPSGRFRQQLNNDEFQEDGEASGTTFDYELDVDMEDQQGPVEDGVGKSDTRKAKQSEEPPQKDSQANVKQERREIAIVPSPSPASSSPSPSLLQGWNPSLGPEPNLRKKTWEQLNMLRQSFLHCQWPTSEDYTILQQKTGLTRTEIVQWYGDTRYHIKHSNLRWIHPDDRERVRAGVMKQQKRAGKGPRSRRWTEGTDPSFKFREPQSSNGTGRSEAKSWDKLFKTASSVLPSGEL